In Anaerolineae bacterium, one DNA window encodes the following:
- a CDS encoding type II toxin-antitoxin system Phd/YefM family antitoxin, which produces MRYAVAKAKKSFSRLLRKAQTQPVVITRHRKPEAVMMS; this is translated from the coding sequence ATGCGATACGCTGTGGCCAAAGCCAAAAAATCCTTTTCCCGTCTGTTGCGCAAGGCCCAAACCCAACCCGTCGTCATCACCCGGCATAGGAAACCCGAAGCCGTGATGATGAGTTAA
- a CDS encoding GNAT family N-acetyltransferase, translating to MEGIVRGQVAVVSAPLEALETLARRLALAFEADPVYRWLFPDAGRRLKKLEALFAVFLRPLMVAGTVFTTPQREGASVWVPPKGKVAPGWRGQIRQPFEIVRLLGKRIWRGLLWWRLVETRQPHYPHWKLFLIGVLPEHQGRGIGSALLRPMLARCDEEGWSIYLDTGHPGNLPFYRRVGFEVVRKVELPQGPTVFQMIRPPREERLTLLLPAPGVYGASGRSQGGCLRRQGLRRAVRWRRARLAAAYPGPGAHAGLPRPESKGAGRRAWVLFWSGGCVPGRAG from the coding sequence ATGGAAGGGATTGTTCGTGGGCAGGTGGCGGTCGTCTCAGCCCCTCTGGAGGCGCTGGAAACCCTGGCACGAAGGTTGGCGCTGGCGTTTGAGGCTGACCCCGTGTACCGGTGGTTGTTCCCGGATGCCGGGAGGCGGCTCAAAAAACTCGAAGCCCTATTTGCGGTTTTTCTGCGGCCCCTGATGGTGGCCGGGACGGTCTTCACCACGCCTCAACGCGAAGGGGCGTCCGTGTGGGTTCCCCCGAAGGGAAAGGTGGCGCCGGGGTGGCGTGGGCAAATCAGGCAGCCATTTGAGATCGTAAGGTTGCTGGGCAAGCGTATCTGGCGTGGTTTGCTGTGGTGGCGTCTTGTGGAGACCCGGCAACCCCATTATCCGCACTGGAAGTTGTTTCTCATCGGGGTGCTGCCTGAACATCAGGGGCGCGGGATCGGCTCGGCTTTGCTGCGCCCCATGCTGGCCCGGTGCGATGAGGAAGGGTGGTCGATTTATCTGGACACAGGCCATCCGGGCAATCTGCCGTTTTACCGTCGGGTCGGTTTCGAAGTGGTGCGAAAGGTGGAGTTGCCCCAGGGGCCCACCGTGTTTCAGATGATTCGTCCCCCGCGAGAGGAAAGGCTCACGCTCCTTCTGCCAGCACCAGGCGTGTACGGTGCATCCGGGCGATCTCAAGGGGGATGTCTAAGGCGGCAAGGACTTCGTCGGGCCGTCCGGTGGCGCCGGGCTCGGCTCGCAGCAGCATATCCAGGGCCTGGGGCTCACGCCGGGCTTCCAAGGCCAGAATCAAAGGGCGCAGGTCGTAGGGCTTGGGTCCTTTTTTGGTCCGGCGGATGCGTTCCAGGGAGGGCTGGCTGA
- a CDS encoding DUF2344 domain-containing protein codes for MTRLRLTFSKDEAMRFTSHLDVQRTLERTLRRAGVPLQHTQGYHPRPKMHIAAALPLGCTGEAELAEIWLREERSPHEILAALQPVSPPGMHFHHAEIIPPDAPPLPNLVRAAEYRVTFLDPIPDLAERVQHLLSQPSLERIRRTKKGPKPYDLRPLILALEARREPQALDMLLRAEPGATGRPDEVLAALDIPLEIARMHRTRLVLAEGA; via the coding sequence ATGACCCGACTACGCCTGACCTTCAGCAAAGACGAAGCCATGCGCTTCACCAGCCACCTGGATGTGCAGCGCACCCTGGAACGCACCTTGCGCCGCGCCGGGGTGCCTCTGCAACACACCCAGGGCTACCACCCGCGGCCCAAAATGCACATCGCCGCTGCGCTGCCCTTAGGCTGCACCGGCGAGGCGGAGTTGGCCGAGATATGGCTACGCGAAGAGCGTTCCCCCCACGAAATCCTGGCCGCCCTGCAGCCCGTTTCTCCCCCGGGGATGCACTTCCACCATGCCGAAATCATCCCCCCCGATGCCCCACCACTGCCCAACCTGGTCCGCGCAGCCGAGTACCGCGTCACCTTCCTTGACCCCATCCCGGATCTCGCCGAGCGGGTGCAACACCTGCTCAGCCAGCCCTCCCTGGAACGCATCCGCCGGACCAAAAAAGGACCCAAGCCCTACGACCTGCGCCCTTTGATTCTGGCCTTGGAAGCCCGGCGTGAGCCCCAGGCCCTGGATATGCTGCTGCGAGCCGAGCCCGGCGCCACCGGACGGCCCGACGAAGTCCTTGCCGCCTTAGACATCCCCCTTGAGATCGCCCGGATGCACCGTACACGCCTGGTGCTGGCAGAAGGAGCGTGA
- a CDS encoding TIGR03960 family B12-binding radical SAM protein, whose protein sequence is MLTPRDIEARLARILPKVRKPARYTGGEYNQVVKDWATTPLKMALVFPDIYEIGMSNLGLAILYDLINRREDALAERAYAPWTDMEAEMRAAGIPLYSLETRHPLRAFNIVGFSLPMETLYTNLLNLLDLSGIPLRSEDRGPDDPLIIAGGHATFNPEPIAPFVDAFVIGEGEEVIHEILDAYREWKQAGTTREDLLHRLSRLWGVYVPSFYRAHYDTDGIFAHIEPLVESAPLPIVKRIVAQLPPPPTRLVVPYIDTVHDRFPVEITRGCTRGCRYCQAGMVVRPVRERSVAEIVQAIEEGLRHTGFEEVGLLSLSSSDYTHILELVQEVTRRFGKAGISISLPSLRIETFSVDIMEALAVTRRSGFTLAPEAGSERMRNIINKPIPTEQLLQVAREIYRRGWQTIKLYFMIGLPGETEEDVRAIADLARAVLAQGREVMGRRAQVHASVGTFVPKPHTPFQWAPTDTAETIRAKQRLLRQALRRDRNIRLSLVDPEETLLEAWLSRGDRRLAEVVYRAWQKGAKFDAWNEGRRLDLWLAAFAESGLDPDFYAHRRRLIDEPFPWDHISVAVRKEFLAQDYLRSQQGETRIDCRHRCYACGILPTFADLRFAHPGEVWKCPEVKRPPKRRAPYLPPPPVPQPYPTTSDLR, encoded by the coding sequence ATGCTCACCCCACGCGATATCGAAGCCCGGCTGGCGCGCATCCTGCCCAAAGTGCGCAAACCGGCCCGCTACACCGGCGGCGAATACAACCAGGTGGTCAAGGACTGGGCCACAACCCCGCTTAAGATGGCCCTGGTGTTCCCCGACATCTACGAAATCGGCATGTCCAACCTGGGGCTGGCCATCCTGTACGACCTCATCAACCGCCGCGAAGATGCTTTGGCCGAGCGGGCCTACGCCCCCTGGACCGACATGGAAGCCGAGATGCGCGCCGCCGGCATCCCCCTCTACAGCCTGGAGACCAGGCACCCGCTGCGCGCCTTCAACATCGTGGGCTTCTCCCTGCCCATGGAGACCCTCTACACCAACCTGCTCAACCTGCTCGACCTGAGCGGCATCCCGCTGCGCAGCGAGGACCGCGGGCCCGACGATCCCCTCATCATCGCCGGGGGGCACGCCACCTTCAACCCTGAGCCCATCGCCCCCTTCGTGGACGCCTTCGTCATCGGAGAGGGAGAAGAGGTCATCCACGAGATCCTCGACGCCTACCGGGAATGGAAGCAAGCCGGCACCACGCGCGAAGACCTGCTCCACCGCCTCAGCCGGCTGTGGGGCGTCTATGTGCCCTCGTTCTACCGCGCTCACTACGACACCGACGGCATCTTCGCCCACATCGAGCCCCTCGTCGAAAGCGCCCCCCTACCCATCGTCAAGCGCATTGTGGCCCAACTCCCCCCGCCGCCCACCCGCTTAGTGGTGCCTTACATTGACACCGTCCACGACCGCTTCCCCGTGGAAATCACGCGGGGATGCACCCGGGGGTGCCGCTACTGCCAGGCGGGCATGGTGGTGCGCCCTGTGCGCGAGCGCAGCGTGGCCGAGATTGTCCAGGCCATCGAGGAAGGTTTACGCCACACGGGCTTCGAGGAAGTGGGCCTGCTTTCCCTCTCCTCCTCGGATTACACCCACATCCTGGAACTGGTTCAGGAAGTCACCCGTCGTTTCGGCAAGGCAGGCATCAGCATTTCGCTGCCCTCCCTGCGCATCGAAACCTTCTCGGTCGACATCATGGAAGCCCTGGCGGTCACCCGCCGCAGCGGGTTCACCCTGGCCCCCGAAGCGGGCAGCGAACGGATGCGCAACATCATCAACAAACCTATTCCCACCGAGCAGTTGCTTCAGGTGGCGCGGGAGATCTACCGGCGAGGCTGGCAGACCATCAAACTGTACTTTATGATCGGCCTGCCCGGCGAGACCGAGGAGGATGTACGGGCCATCGCCGACTTGGCCAGGGCGGTTCTGGCCCAGGGCCGCGAGGTCATGGGCCGACGCGCCCAGGTGCACGCCAGCGTGGGCACTTTTGTCCCCAAACCCCACACCCCCTTCCAGTGGGCCCCCACCGACACCGCCGAAACCATCCGCGCCAAACAGCGCCTGCTGCGTCAGGCCCTCCGCCGGGACCGCAACATTCGCCTGAGCCTGGTGGACCCTGAAGAGACGCTGCTTGAAGCCTGGCTCTCCCGGGGCGACCGCCGCCTGGCCGAAGTGGTGTACCGCGCCTGGCAAAAGGGCGCTAAATTCGACGCCTGGAACGAGGGGCGGCGTCTCGACCTCTGGCTGGCGGCCTTCGCCGAGAGCGGCCTGGACCCCGACTTCTACGCCCATCGTCGCCGACTCATCGACGAGCCCTTCCCCTGGGACCACATCAGCGTGGCGGTGCGCAAGGAATTTCTCGCCCAGGATTACCTGCGCAGCCAACAAGGCGAGACGCGCATCGACTGCCGCCATCGCTGCTACGCCTGCGGCATCCTGCCCACCTTCGCCGACCTACGCTTCGCCCACCCCGGCGAGGTGTGGAAGTGCCCGGAAGTCAAGCGACCGCCCAAGCGCCGGGCGCCCTATCTGCCGCCGCCTCCGGTGCCTCAACCCTACCCCACGACCTCTGACCTGCGATGA